The Coffea arabica cultivar ET-39 chromosome 9e, Coffea Arabica ET-39 HiFi, whole genome shotgun sequence genome has a window encoding:
- the LOC113709666 gene encoding uncharacterized protein has protein sequence MPRTERKPWSSGNGHLGLKTDLFHVIHKVPAGDSPYVKAKHVQVIDKDPSRAVSLFWAAINAGDRVDSALKDMAVVMKQLNRSDEAIEAIKSFRHLCPLESQESLDNVLIELYKRSGRIEEEIQLLEHKIKNIEDGIAFDGKRTKMARSQGKKIHVTIEKEYSRLLGNLAWGQLQLEDYKSAEESYRKALSLEPDKNKQCNLAICLIYLNKTAEAKFLLQSVRASCINEQMDESYGKSFERATQILEDLEKQSSVRTMAWEEGICGEAQTPFPSGVRRDVIGLSGDSNGGQSDHPGGGMSQGSSFLHQNKMMSMDNEMKGRAGFWNYKESDLSFPRSGYGGNKRNENQLSNGQLKMYTSPVSLAGHPKDLFTQPRKCLWSSNGDQRRGRLAEEAAGGCNRKLSFEQHKNHEKLQFESLHNYEKIFSLSANNEPKTSRPKASTSENWRRNMLPNHAKTSSELSWKPMDHGECKMNVLETDEQLNAAKDECKEKCSMPPELIVDSERTSVKHFSNVDCEQSSTSLTADNGELIGAAKNDCKEQKSSQQLSTTNSKESRDSSKSKKSWADMVEEDEQKSESGTHDFPVHTGGFSFNKPVSCRSPSKYTDEFKGREGFSNENFNTNIVLQTPDLLDKSQNLSQKIESLSLRDGYYTQPHHDTVSKDGTMEQSLSFGVHQNPDVSANDFSSPVHKRALDFGCDNSMPFEGHHATPNGINLLRRNRLQVFQNITLKVQDAD, from the exons ATGCCACGTACAGAAAGGAAACCATGGAGTTCAGGGAATGGTCATTTGGGCCTCAAGACTGATCTTTTTCATGTCATTCATAAAGTTCCTGCTGGAGACTCGCCTTATGTTAAAGCCAAACATGTCCAG GTGATAGACAAGGATCCTAGCAGAGCCGTCTCTCTGTTCTGGGCGGCAATCAATGCTGGTGATCGAGTTGATAGTGCTCTCAAGGACATGGCAGTAGTAATGAAACAATTGAATCGGTCAGATGAAGCGATTGAAGCAATTAAATCTTTCCGACATCTTTGCCCTCTTGAATCTCAAGAATCTCTTGATAATGTGTTGATCGAACTTTACAAG AGATCTGGTAGGATTGAAGAAGAGATACAGCTGTTAGAACATAAGATCAAGAATATTGAAGATGGCATTGCTTTTGATGGGAAGAGGACAAAGATGGCCAGATCTCAAGGGAAGAaaatacatgtcacaattgAGAAAGAGTACTCTAG ATTGTTAGGTAACTTGGCTTGGGGGCAATTGCAGCTAGAGGATTATAAATCTGCAGAAGAGAGTTATAG AAAAGCACTTTCACTTGAACCCGATAAGAACAAGCAGTGCAACCTGGCAATTTGCTTGATATACTTAAACAAGACTGCAGAAGCTaaatttttgcttcaatctgTAAGAGCTTCATGCATTAATGAGCAAATGGATGAATCATATGGTAAATCCTTTGAGCGCGCTACTCAGATACTGGAAGACCTTGAAAAGCAAAGCAGTGTCAGAACTATGGCATGGGAAGAAGGCATATGTGGAGAAGCTCAGACACCTTTCCCATCAGGTGTAAGAAGAGACGTCATAGGATTATCTGGAGATAGTAATGGGGGTCAAAGTGATCATCCAGGAGGTGGAATGTCTCAAGGGTCATCGTTTCTGCATCAAAACAAAATGATGTCAATGGACAATGAAATGAAGGGCAGAGCTGGTTTTTGGAATTACAAAGAAAGTGACCTTAGTTTCCCTCGTTCAGGATATGGcggaaacaaaagaaatgaaaatcagctCAGTAATGGCCAACTTAAGATGTATACCTCTCCAGTTTCTCTTGCAGGACATCCAAAGGATTTATTTACCCAACCACGAAAATGCTTATGGTCATCCAATGGAGATCAGAGAAGGGGCCGACTTGCAGAGGAAGCAGCTGGTGGTTGCAATAGAAAATTGTCATTTGAGCAGCATAAAAATCACGAAAAGTTGCAGTTTGAGAGCCTCCATAATTATGAGAAAATTTTCTCCTTATCTGCAAATAATGAACCCAAAACATCAAGACCAAAAGCATCAACTAGTGAAAATTGGAGGAGAAATATGTTGCCGAATCATGCTAAAACAAGCAGTGAGCTTTCTTGGAAGCCTATGGATCATGGAGAGTGCAAAATGAATGTATTGGAAACTGATGAGCAACTGAATGCCGCCAAGGATGAGTGCAAGGAGAAATGCAGTATGCCTCCAGAGTTAATAGTTGATAGTGAAAGAACGAGTGTTAAGCATTTCTCCAATGTAGATTGTGAACAGAGTTCTACTTCTTTGACTGCAGATAATGGGGAATTGATAGGAGCAGCTAAAAAtgattgcaaagaacagaaatCAAGTCAGCAACTGTCTACAACAAACTCAAAAGAGTCTCGTGATTCCTCCAAAAGCAAGAAGAGTTGGGCTGACATGGTTGAAGAAGATGAGCAGAAGTCAGAAAGTGGAACACATGATTTTCCTGTTCATACAGGGGGATTTTCATTTAACAAACCTGTTTCTTGCAGATCACCAAGCAAGTATACTGATGAGTTCAAAGGGAGAGAAGGCTTCTCCAATGAGAACTTCAATACAAACATTGTTCTTCAGACTCCTGATCTTCTGGACAAGTCTCAGAATTTGAGCCAAAAGATTGAATCATTGAGTCTGAGAGATGGTTATTACACTCAGCCTCACCACGATACTGTGTCCAAAGATGGAACAATGGAGCAATCCTTGTCTTTTGGTGTCCATCAGAACCCAGACGTATCAGCAAACGACTTTTCTTCTCCAGTGCATAAGAGAGCCTTGGATTTTGGGTGTGATAACTCTATGCCTTTTGAAGGGCATCACGCTACTCCAAATGGCATAAACTTACTACGGAGGAACCGATTGCAGGTTTTCCAAAATATAACTCTGAAAGTCCAAGATGCTGATTGA